In Luteitalea sp. TBR-22, one genomic interval encodes:
- a CDS encoding oxidoreductase encodes MSDPTRPNLPHAFDLTGRVALVTGSTSGIGKGIAFQLAALGASVMVTGRSREAGQGVLAAIGAAGGRADFEPCDLVDEASCRRLVEATVARFGHLDILVNNAADTSRGDVRSTRMEDWDRIFAINVRAPFVLMQAAVPHLEARGGGAILNVGSVNAYIGEPKLTAYSASKGALQTLTKNAAAQLNAVRIRVNQINAGWTLTEGERKVKREQEGKGDEWVAEAVATRPFGRLLEPADIAYAVAYYVSDAAACVTGSVMDLEQYPVGAPPAW; translated from the coding sequence ATGAGCGATCCGACCCGTCCGAACCTTCCGCACGCCTTCGACCTGACTGGCCGCGTCGCCCTGGTGACCGGCTCCACCTCCGGCATCGGCAAGGGCATCGCGTTCCAGCTGGCAGCGCTGGGCGCCTCGGTGATGGTGACCGGGCGATCCCGGGAGGCAGGGCAGGGCGTGCTCGCGGCCATCGGCGCCGCCGGCGGCCGCGCCGACTTCGAGCCGTGCGATCTGGTGGACGAGGCGTCCTGCCGCCGGCTGGTCGAGGCGACGGTCGCCCGGTTCGGCCACCTGGACATCCTGGTCAACAACGCCGCGGACACGTCGCGCGGCGACGTCCGCAGCACGCGGATGGAGGACTGGGACCGCATCTTCGCCATCAACGTGCGGGCGCCGTTCGTCCTGATGCAGGCCGCGGTGCCGCACCTCGAGGCGCGCGGCGGCGGCGCCATCCTGAACGTCGGCTCGGTCAACGCCTACATCGGCGAGCCGAAGCTGACGGCCTACTCCGCGTCGAAGGGCGCGCTGCAGACGCTGACCAAGAACGCGGCGGCGCAGCTGAACGCGGTACGCATCCGCGTCAACCAGATCAACGCCGGCTGGACGCTGACCGAGGGCGAGCGCAAGGTGAAGCGCGAGCAGGAGGGCAAGGGCGACGAGTGGGTCGCCGAGGCGGTCGCGACGCGCCCGTTCGGCCGGCTGCTCGAGCCAGCCGACATCGCCTACGCGGTCGCTTACTATGTGTCGGATGCGGCCGCCTGCGTGACTGGCTCGGTGATGGACCTCGAGCAGTACCCTGTCGGCGCGCCGCCGGCGTGGTAG
- a CDS encoding sugar phosphate isomerase/epimerase, with protein MPPRISVFPKCYFDELCAGRMDYLQWLRDAKALGGEGIEHYDGFLAPLGPDAARRVRDVLEETGQVSSLLCFSPDFTHPDAEERKRQVQRQKDAIDMSVALGVRYCRTLSGQRLPGMSRAEGVQRTVDGIRASLDYAAERDVVLCMENHYKDGNWTYPEFAQAEDVFLEIIEQIDHPNFGVQYDPSNALVGGYDPLTFLDKVKHRVVSMHASDRYLAPGATLEDLKQGDGSTGYSAALKHGETGKGLNDYDTIFRILASVGYQGWISIEDGMNGLDELARSAEFLKMKRAQYYGQ; from the coding sequence ATGCCTCCCCGTATCTCCGTCTTCCCCAAGTGCTACTTCGACGAGTTGTGTGCCGGCCGGATGGACTATCTCCAGTGGCTGCGCGATGCGAAGGCCCTCGGTGGCGAGGGCATCGAGCACTACGACGGGTTCCTCGCGCCGCTCGGTCCCGACGCGGCCAGGCGCGTGCGTGACGTGCTCGAGGAGACCGGGCAGGTGTCGTCGCTCCTGTGCTTCTCGCCCGACTTCACGCATCCCGATGCCGAGGAACGCAAGCGCCAGGTGCAGCGGCAGAAGGACGCCATCGACATGTCGGTGGCGCTCGGCGTGCGGTACTGCCGCACGTTGAGCGGACAGCGGCTCCCGGGGATGTCGCGTGCCGAGGGCGTGCAGCGCACCGTGGACGGCATCCGCGCGTCGCTCGACTACGCGGCCGAACGCGACGTCGTGCTCTGCATGGAGAACCACTACAAGGACGGCAACTGGACGTACCCGGAGTTTGCGCAGGCCGAGGACGTGTTCCTGGAGATCATCGAGCAGATCGATCACCCGAACTTCGGCGTCCAGTACGACCCGTCCAACGCGCTGGTCGGCGGCTACGATCCGCTGACCTTCCTCGACAAGGTGAAGCACCGCGTCGTCAGCATGCATGCCTCCGACCGCTACCTCGCGCCCGGGGCGACGCTCGAGGACCTGAAGCAGGGCGACGGCAGCACGGGCTACAGCGCGGCGCTCAAGCACGGCGAGACGGGCAAGGGGCTCAACGACTACGACACGATTTTCCGCATCCTGGCCTCGGTCGGCTACCAGGGCTGGATCTCGATCGAGGACGGCATGAACGGCCTCGACGAACTGGCCCGGTCGGCCGAGTTCCTCAAGATGAAGCGCGCGCAATACTACGGTCAGTAA
- a CDS encoding carbon-nitrogen hydrolase — translation MAKKKTTPNPVVGLVQMTCSPDPDKNLKKAIARIGEAAKQGATIVCLQELFRSQYFCQTEDTELFKLAEPIPGPTTEVLARAARKHKVVLVSSLFERRAAGLYHNTAVIFDQDGSVVGKYRKMHIPDDPLYYEKFYFTPGDLGFRVHQTSRGNCGVLVCWDQWFPEAARLTALQGAQFLFYPTAIGWLPGEKQEMNLAQHTAWETAQRAHAIANGVFVVSVNRVGLEGSLQFWGQSFVADPFGRILARASSDKEETLLVECDLSLIEQTRQNWPFLRDRRIDAYAPITQRLIEP, via the coding sequence ATGGCCAAGAAGAAGACCACGCCGAATCCCGTCGTCGGGCTCGTGCAGATGACCTGCTCACCCGATCCGGACAAGAACCTGAAGAAGGCCATCGCCCGCATCGGCGAGGCGGCAAAGCAGGGCGCGACCATCGTGTGCCTGCAGGAGCTGTTCCGGTCGCAGTACTTCTGCCAGACCGAGGACACCGAGCTCTTCAAGCTCGCCGAGCCGATCCCCGGGCCGACGACGGAGGTGCTGGCCAGGGCGGCCCGCAAGCACAAGGTGGTGCTCGTGTCGTCGCTGTTCGAACGGCGCGCCGCCGGCCTCTACCACAACACCGCGGTGATCTTCGACCAGGACGGCAGCGTGGTGGGGAAGTACCGGAAGATGCACATCCCGGACGACCCGCTGTACTACGAGAAGTTCTACTTCACGCCGGGCGACCTCGGCTTCCGCGTGCACCAGACGTCGCGGGGCAACTGCGGTGTGCTCGTGTGCTGGGACCAGTGGTTCCCGGAGGCGGCGCGCCTGACGGCGCTGCAGGGCGCGCAGTTCCTGTTCTACCCGACCGCCATCGGCTGGCTGCCGGGCGAGAAGCAGGAGATGAACCTCGCGCAGCACACGGCGTGGGAGACCGCGCAGCGCGCGCACGCCATCGCCAACGGCGTATTCGTGGTCTCGGTCAATCGCGTCGGGCTCGAGGGTTCGCTGCAGTTCTGGGGACAGTCGTTCGTGGCCGATCCGTTCGGCCGCATCCTCGCCAGGGCCTCGTCCGACAAGGAAGAGACCCTGCTGGTGGAGTGCGACCTGTCGTTGATCGAGCAGACGCGCCAGAACTGGCCGTTCCTCCGCGACCGCCGCATCGACGCCTACGCGCCGATCACGCAGCGGCTGATCGAGCCGTGA
- a CDS encoding agmatine/peptidylarginine deiminase has protein sequence MTRLRPSPVLEAPMDRSGSGAASAATPAARGYRMPAEWHPHAATWLTWPKDPVTWPDRVPQVQEIFLQFLDALTPHERVCLLVDDEGVAEDVRRRCAGRPAVLANLELIPIETVDSWIRDYGPNFLLGQDGQLAFNHWGFNAWGGKYESLMRDASVPARLDALAGIPKFEPGIILEGGSIDVNGAGTVLTTEQCLLNPNRNPGKSRDEIEAYLRLYLGVQQVIWLGEGIEGDDTDGHVDDITRFVARDTIVTLVEDDPADPNHKPLADNLARLQASRQPDGSPWRIVTLPGCGHVMAEGDRLPASYANFYIANGVVLAPMYGHENDAHAELMLQDLFPTRRVVPIQCEPLVWGMGSIHCVTQQQPASR, from the coding sequence GTGACCCGCCTTCGCCCGTCGCCAGTTCTCGAAGCACCGATGGACCGCTCCGGCTCCGGCGCGGCAAGCGCCGCGACGCCTGCCGCGCGCGGCTACCGCATGCCGGCCGAGTGGCATCCGCACGCCGCCACGTGGCTCACGTGGCCGAAGGACCCGGTCACCTGGCCCGACCGGGTGCCGCAGGTGCAGGAGATCTTCCTGCAGTTCCTCGACGCGCTCACGCCGCACGAGCGCGTGTGCCTGCTCGTCGACGACGAGGGCGTGGCCGAGGACGTGCGTCGGCGCTGCGCGGGGCGGCCTGCCGTGCTGGCCAACCTCGAGCTGATTCCGATCGAGACCGTCGATTCCTGGATCCGCGACTACGGCCCGAACTTCCTGCTCGGGCAGGACGGGCAACTGGCGTTCAACCACTGGGGCTTCAACGCCTGGGGCGGCAAGTACGAGTCGCTGATGCGCGATGCGTCGGTGCCCGCGCGCCTCGATGCGCTGGCCGGGATCCCGAAGTTCGAGCCGGGCATCATCCTCGAAGGCGGGTCGATCGACGTCAACGGCGCCGGCACCGTGCTCACGACGGAGCAGTGCCTGCTCAACCCGAATCGCAACCCGGGGAAGTCGCGCGACGAGATCGAGGCCTACCTCCGGTTGTATCTCGGCGTGCAGCAGGTGATCTGGCTCGGCGAGGGCATCGAGGGCGACGACACCGACGGGCACGTCGACGACATCACCCGTTTCGTCGCCCGCGACACGATCGTCACGCTGGTCGAGGACGATCCCGCCGACCCGAACCACAAGCCGCTGGCCGACAACCTCGCGCGGCTCCAGGCGTCGCGGCAGCCCGACGGCTCGCCCTGGCGCATCGTGACGTTGCCCGGGTGCGGGCACGTGATGGCCGAGGGCGATCGCCTGCCGGCCAGCTACGCCAACTTCTACATCGCCAACGGCGTGGTCCTGGCCCCGATGTATGGCCACGAGAACGACGCGCACGCCGAGTTGATGCTCCAGGACCTCTTCCCGACCCGGCGCGTGGTGCCGATCCAGTGCGAACCGCTGGTCTGGGGTATGGGTTCCATCCACTGCGTCACCCAGCAGCAACCGGCATCGAGGTAG
- a CDS encoding GMC oxidoreductase — protein sequence MQVIRSPKVYDVVVVGSGAGGGIAAKVLTEAGAEVCMLEAGPQWDQARDGKMLGWPYESPRRGAPTERPFGEFDAAWGGWELPGEPYTAGKGSQFDWFRARMLGGRTNHWGRISLRWGPDDFRRKSIDGLGDDWPITYDDIKPYYDKLDEFVGIFGTNHAAQTGLHNEPDGKFQPPPLPRAYELYFKQAADKLKIACVPSRLSILTRPLNGRAACHYCAQCGRGCTTHSNFQSPTVLLPPAMATGKLTIVTGAMAREVLSNAEGKATGVSYIDTTTGEEKTVQGRIVVLAASACESARLLLNSKSARFPNGLANGSGAVGKYLTDSTGASLSGFIPKMVGMPNHNEDGTGGMHLYMPWWLHNVKDKLPFPRGYHIEPGGGRRMPGFGFMGGIERHPGGSGGGYGKGLKDEYRRLWGATIGFAGRGEMVPNKDTYMDIDPNVVDKWGIPVPRFHWKFGDEERLQARHMMETFKALIEEMGGTVLGRIPGPEEDYGLAAGGRIIHEAGVVRMGDDPNAAPLNKYCQAHEVKNLFVADAGPFVSQADKNLTWTIMALAWRTCEYIADQRKALSI from the coding sequence ATGCAAGTCATCCGTTCCCCGAAGGTGTACGACGTGGTCGTCGTCGGCTCGGGCGCCGGCGGCGGGATTGCCGCCAAGGTGCTGACCGAGGCTGGCGCCGAGGTGTGCATGCTCGAAGCCGGTCCGCAGTGGGACCAGGCGCGCGACGGCAAGATGCTGGGCTGGCCCTACGAGTCGCCACGTCGCGGCGCGCCGACCGAGCGTCCGTTCGGCGAGTTCGACGCCGCGTGGGGGGGCTGGGAACTGCCGGGCGAGCCGTACACGGCAGGCAAGGGGTCGCAGTTCGACTGGTTCCGGGCGCGCATGCTGGGCGGCCGCACCAACCACTGGGGCCGTATCTCGCTGCGCTGGGGACCGGACGACTTCCGGCGCAAGAGCATCGACGGCCTCGGCGACGACTGGCCGATCACCTACGACGACATCAAGCCGTACTACGACAAGCTCGACGAGTTCGTCGGCATCTTCGGCACCAACCACGCCGCGCAGACGGGCCTGCACAACGAGCCGGACGGCAAGTTCCAGCCGCCGCCCCTGCCGCGCGCCTACGAGCTGTACTTCAAGCAGGCCGCCGACAAGCTGAAGATCGCCTGCGTCCCGTCGCGCTTGTCGATCCTCACCCGGCCGCTGAACGGCCGCGCCGCGTGCCACTACTGTGCGCAGTGCGGGCGCGGCTGCACGACGCACTCGAACTTCCAGTCGCCGACCGTGCTGCTGCCCCCGGCGATGGCCACCGGCAAGCTGACGATCGTCACCGGCGCGATGGCGCGCGAGGTGCTCAGCAACGCCGAGGGCAAGGCCACCGGCGTGTCGTACATCGACACGACGACCGGTGAGGAGAAGACGGTCCAGGGCCGGATCGTGGTGCTCGCGGCCAGCGCCTGCGAGAGCGCCCGCCTGCTCCTGAACTCCAAGTCGGCGCGCTTCCCGAACGGCCTGGCCAACGGCAGCGGCGCGGTGGGCAAGTACCTCACCGACTCGACCGGCGCCAGCCTGTCGGGCTTCATCCCGAAGATGGTCGGGATGCCGAATCACAACGAGGACGGCACCGGCGGCATGCACCTCTACATGCCGTGGTGGCTCCACAACGTGAAGGACAAGCTGCCGTTCCCGCGTGGCTACCACATCGAGCCGGGCGGCGGACGCCGCATGCCGGGCTTCGGCTTCATGGGCGGCATCGAGCGCCACCCCGGTGGATCGGGCGGCGGGTATGGCAAGGGCCTGAAGGACGAGTACCGGCGCCTCTGGGGCGCGACGATCGGCTTTGCCGGCCGCGGCGAGATGGTGCCCAACAAGGACACCTACATGGACATCGACCCGAACGTGGTGGACAAGTGGGGCATCCCCGTGCCGCGCTTCCACTGGAAGTTCGGCGACGAGGAACGGCTGCAGGCCCGTCACATGATGGAGACCTTCAAGGCGCTCATCGAGGAGATGGGCGGCACGGTCCTCGGCAGGATCCCCGGGCCCGAGGAGGACTACGGCCTGGCGGCCGGCGGCCGCATCATCCACGAGGCCGGCGTCGTCCGCATGGGCGACGACCCGAACGCGGCGCCGCTCAACAAGTACTGCCAGGCGCACGAGGTGAAGAACCTGTTTGTCGCCGACGCGGGCCCGTTCGTCTCGCAGGCCGACAAGAACCTGACGTGGACGATCATGGCGCTCGCGTGGCGCACCTGCGAGTACATCGCCGACCAGCGCAAGGCGCTCTCGATCTAG
- a CDS encoding gluconate 2-dehydrogenase subunit 3 family protein, which yields MDDMNRRKMLKVLGTAPAMAGIAWTEAEAQQAHQHAQTAKKAAATAKAPYKPKFFTAHEYATVTAFANLIIPKDERSGNASDAGVPEFIDFMMIDQPDRQLLMRGGIKWVDSECRKQFGQPFVKCTAAQQTQICDALAYPAKARPEHSHGVRFFSAVRDLTATGFFTSKIGIADLDYKGNTFVAKWTGAPKEALDHLGVSYEPVKEWYREG from the coding sequence ATGGACGACATGAATCGACGCAAGATGCTCAAGGTGCTCGGCACCGCGCCCGCCATGGCCGGGATCGCGTGGACCGAGGCCGAAGCCCAGCAGGCGCACCAGCACGCGCAGACCGCGAAGAAGGCCGCCGCGACGGCCAAGGCACCGTACAAGCCGAAGTTCTTCACCGCGCACGAGTACGCGACGGTCACCGCCTTCGCCAACCTGATCATCCCGAAGGACGAGCGCTCGGGAAACGCCAGCGACGCCGGCGTGCCCGAGTTCATCGACTTCATGATGATCGACCAGCCCGACCGCCAGCTCCTGATGCGCGGCGGGATCAAGTGGGTCGACAGCGAGTGCCGCAAGCAGTTCGGCCAGCCGTTCGTGAAGTGCACGGCCGCGCAGCAGACCCAGATCTGCGACGCGCTCGCGTACCCGGCCAAGGCCAGGCCCGAGCACTCCCACGGCGTCCGCTTCTTCAGCGCCGTCCGCGACCTGACGGCCACCGGCTTCTTCACCAGCAAGATCGGCATCGCCGACCTCGATTACAAGGGCAACACCTTCGTCGCCAAGTGGACGGGCGCCCCGAAGGAAGCCCTGGACCACCTCGGCGTCAGTTACGAGCCGGTGAAGGAGTGGTATCGCGAAGGGTAG
- a CDS encoding PQQ-dependent sugar dehydrogenase → MLLRISALLVGTAALVGGPLLLAQAPPPKKDVAKVWTDVCASCHGPNMQGAQAPSMLDDTWVSGNGDDASLAATIKNGRVATGMPAFGGLLTDEEIRAMVVYIRETAGKARAAGANYAAPAANVTVQSEKHAFKLETVLEGVNTPWGLDFLPDGRMLITEKGGTLRIADAKGVLAPEPVQGVPAVWSKGQGGLLDVGVHPQYAKNGWIYISYSDPGENDSAMTAVIRAKLKGNALTDVQQVFKAPAATYRTGNVHFGSRFVFDGKGHVFFSIGERGQQQDAQDVTRPNGKVHRINEDGTIPADNPFANKAAAIKSIWSYGHRNPQGLTMHPTTGALYDVEHGPRGGDELNLVEKGKNYGWPVITYGMNYNGTPMTDKTAAPGMEQPLTYWVPSIAVSSIGFYTGTKFPQWKGNLILGSLAAQELRRLELTPTGVKQEVLFKNVGRLRDVVMGPDGAIYIAFNQPDRIARLVPAPAAGTSASAAVR, encoded by the coding sequence ATGTTGCTTCGCATTTCCGCTCTCCTTGTGGGCACCGCTGCGCTCGTCGGCGGCCCCCTCCTGCTTGCACAGGCTCCGCCCCCCAAGAAGGACGTCGCCAAGGTCTGGACCGACGTCTGCGCCAGCTGCCATGGGCCCAACATGCAGGGCGCGCAGGCGCCCAGCATGCTCGACGACACCTGGGTCTCCGGTAACGGTGACGACGCCTCGCTCGCGGCCACGATCAAGAACGGGCGCGTCGCCACCGGCATGCCCGCCTTCGGCGGCCTGCTGACCGACGAGGAAATCCGCGCGATGGTTGTCTACATCCGCGAAACCGCCGGAAAGGCCAGGGCTGCCGGCGCCAACTATGCCGCGCCGGCCGCCAACGTCACCGTGCAGAGCGAGAAGCACGCCTTCAAGCTCGAGACGGTCCTCGAGGGCGTGAACACGCCGTGGGGCCTCGACTTCCTGCCCGACGGCCGGATGTTGATCACCGAGAAGGGCGGCACCCTGCGCATCGCCGATGCCAAGGGCGTGCTCGCGCCTGAACCCGTGCAGGGCGTGCCGGCCGTGTGGTCCAAGGGCCAGGGCGGCCTGCTCGATGTCGGCGTGCACCCGCAGTACGCGAAGAACGGCTGGATCTACATCTCGTACAGCGATCCCGGCGAGAACGACTCGGCGATGACGGCCGTGATCCGCGCCAAGCTCAAGGGCAACGCGCTCACCGACGTCCAGCAGGTCTTCAAGGCGCCCGCCGCGACCTACCGCACGGGCAACGTCCACTTCGGTTCGCGCTTCGTGTTCGACGGCAAGGGCCACGTGTTCTTCTCGATCGGCGAGCGCGGCCAGCAGCAGGACGCCCAGGACGTGACCCGCCCCAACGGCAAGGTGCATCGCATCAACGAGGACGGCACGATCCCGGCCGACAACCCGTTCGCGAACAAGGCCGCTGCCATCAAGAGCATCTGGAGCTACGGCCACCGCAATCCGCAGGGCCTCACGATGCACCCGACGACGGGCGCGCTGTATGACGTGGAGCACGGCCCGCGCGGCGGCGACGAGCTGAACCTCGTGGAAAAGGGCAAGAACTACGGCTGGCCGGTGATCACCTACGGGATGAACTACAACGGCACGCCGATGACCGACAAGACCGCCGCGCCGGGGATGGAGCAGCCGCTCACGTACTGGGTGCCGTCCATCGCGGTGTCGTCCATCGGGTTCTACACGGGGACGAAGTTCCCGCAGTGGAAGGGGAACCTGATCCTCGGCTCGCTGGCCGCCCAGGAACTGCGCCGCCTCGAGCTGACGCCGACCGGCGTGAAGCAGGAGGTCCTGTTCAAGAACGTCGGCCGCCTGCGCGACGTGGTGATGGGGCCCGACGGCGCGATCTACATCGCGTTCAACCAGCCGGATCGCATCGCGCGCCTGGTGCCCGCCCCGGCTGCCGGCACCTCGGCGTCGGCCGCCGTGCGCTAG
- a CDS encoding YjhG/YagF family D-xylonate dehydratase, which translates to MSTPSVPLALDRGVAAIYDITTAAPGPEGQLPFTPDDLRDKPSGDLFGWSLDVGMGWAPDAVRQPQALLLSTLGGMREPDGTPLALGYHTGHWEVGLLMREAALTCRATGWTPFAGFCTDPCDGRSQGTPGMFDSLPYRNDAATVLGRLIRSLPTRSAVLGVATCDKGLPAMLMAIAGAGDLPVAIVPGGVTLPSDRGEDAGTIQTIGARFSHGLISLEEAAALGCRACASPGGGCQFLGTAASAQVVAEAIGLAPVHSALAPSGQPIWLDGAARAVHGLQAQRALGWSARTLVTEASIRNAMVAHAAFGGSTNLLLHVPAIAHAAGIRRPSIEDWMAVNRAVPRLVDALPAGPHPTVRVHLAGGVPEVLLHLRALGLLDTSVPTASGLTLDAVLDWWAQSERRVRCRTILRDRDGVDPDRVIMPPSSAAAAGLSSTVCFMRGTLAPEGAIVKSTAIARDLLGDDGVFRHTGPARVFTSEKAAIAAIKGHDPETALKPGEVVVVAGIGPMGTGMEEVYQVTSALKHLPAFKGTPLITDARFSGVSTGPCVGHVGPEALAGGPLGRLRDGDLVRVLIDTRALTGTVDLVRLDAASGELLPDADTLAARQPHPDLAPHPQLPAATRLWAALQAASGGTWGGCVYDVDAITMKLNS; encoded by the coding sequence GTGTCCACGCCTTCCGTCCCCCTCGCCCTCGATCGCGGCGTCGCCGCGATCTACGACATCACCACGGCTGCCCCCGGTCCCGAGGGGCAGCTGCCGTTCACCCCCGACGACCTGCGCGACAAGCCGAGTGGCGACCTCTTCGGCTGGTCGCTCGACGTCGGCATGGGGTGGGCGCCAGACGCGGTGCGCCAGCCCCAGGCGCTGCTCCTCAGCACCCTGGGCGGCATGCGCGAGCCCGACGGCACGCCGCTGGCCCTCGGCTACCACACCGGGCACTGGGAAGTGGGCCTCCTCATGCGTGAGGCAGCCCTGACCTGTCGCGCCACCGGGTGGACGCCGTTCGCCGGCTTCTGCACCGACCCGTGCGATGGCCGCTCGCAGGGCACGCCCGGCATGTTCGACAGCCTGCCGTACCGCAACGACGCGGCAACCGTGCTCGGGCGATTGATCCGGTCGCTGCCGACGCGTTCGGCCGTGCTGGGCGTGGCCACGTGCGACAAGGGCCTGCCGGCGATGCTCATGGCGATCGCGGGGGCCGGCGACCTGCCGGTGGCCATCGTGCCCGGAGGCGTCACCCTGCCCTCCGACCGCGGCGAGGACGCCGGCACCATCCAGACCATCGGCGCGCGCTTTTCGCACGGCCTGATCTCGCTCGAGGAGGCTGCGGCGCTCGGTTGCCGTGCGTGTGCCTCACCAGGCGGCGGGTGCCAGTTCCTCGGCACGGCGGCGTCGGCCCAGGTGGTGGCCGAGGCCATCGGGCTCGCCCCGGTGCACAGCGCGCTGGCGCCCTCCGGGCAGCCGATCTGGCTCGACGGCGCCGCGCGTGCCGTGCATGGCCTGCAGGCGCAGCGTGCGCTCGGATGGTCGGCGCGCACGCTGGTCACCGAGGCATCGATCCGCAATGCGATGGTCGCGCATGCGGCCTTCGGCGGCTCGACCAACCTGCTGCTGCACGTGCCGGCCATCGCCCATGCGGCCGGCATCCGACGGCCGTCGATCGAGGACTGGATGGCGGTCAACCGCGCCGTGCCGCGGCTGGTCGACGCCTTGCCGGCGGGCCCGCATCCGACCGTCCGCGTGCACCTCGCCGGTGGCGTCCCGGAGGTCCTGCTGCACCTGCGGGCGCTCGGCCTGCTCGACACCAGCGTGCCGACCGCCAGTGGCCTCACCCTCGATGCCGTGCTGGACTGGTGGGCGCAGAGCGAGCGACGGGTGCGCTGCCGCACCATCCTGCGCGACCGCGACGGCGTCGACCCGGACCGCGTCATCATGCCGCCGTCGTCGGCCGCGGCCGCCGGCCTGTCGAGCACCGTGTGCTTCATGCGGGGAACGCTCGCGCCCGAGGGCGCGATCGTCAAGAGCACCGCCATCGCCCGCGACCTGCTCGGCGATGACGGCGTGTTCCGGCACACCGGGCCGGCGCGCGTGTTCACGAGCGAGAAGGCGGCGATCGCGGCCATCAAGGGCCACGATCCCGAGACCGCGCTGAAGCCCGGCGAGGTGGTCGTGGTGGCCGGCATCGGCCCGATGGGTACCGGAATGGAGGAGGTCTACCAGGTGACCTCCGCCCTGAAGCACCTGCCCGCATTCAAGGGCACGCCGCTCATCACCGATGCCCGCTTCTCGGGCGTGTCCACCGGCCCGTGCGTCGGCCACGTCGGCCCGGAGGCGCTCGCCGGCGGCCCGCTCGGCCGCCTGCGCGACGGCGACCTCGTGCGGGTGCTGATCGACACCCGGGCGCTCACCGGTACGGTCGATCTCGTGCGCCTCGACGCCGCCAGCGGTGAGCTGCTGCCGGATGCCGACACCCTGGCCGCACGCCAGCCGCATCCGGACCTCGCCCCGCACCCGCAGCTGCCCGCCGCGACGCGCCTCTGGGCCGCCCTGCAGGCCGCCAGCGGCGGCACCTGGGGCGGGTGCGTTTACGATGTGGACGCGATCACGATGAAGCTGAACTCTTGA
- a CDS encoding Gfo/Idh/MocA family protein, whose amino-acid sequence MKQHTPSRRRFLQSTGLSLAAASFAGARAAAQPRLPGPPEKKLGFAIVGLGSLSINQILPAFAHCRHARVTALVSGDAAKAKTLATAYGVPESGIYSYDTYDRLKDNPDVDIVYVVLPNSMHREYTVRAHQAGKHVLCEKPMANTPQDCEAMIAAAKAAGKKLMIGYRLRYEPYNMAMIRMAREQEFGKPKVILCEAGFSIGDPKQWRLNKGLAGGGSLMDIGIYALNAARYLSGEEPIAINAMAYTTPGDVRFADGVEETINFQLRFPSGLLANCVSSYGVGLNRFRVHAEKAAFELEPALSYSDLRMRVIRGGTVEQRTLPDRNQFALEMDHMAECVKTNADPRTPGEEGLKDLRAMMAIYEAARTGKTVTLNA is encoded by the coding sequence ATGAAACAGCACACCCCGTCCCGCCGTCGTTTCCTCCAGTCCACCGGCCTGTCGCTCGCCGCGGCCTCGTTCGCAGGCGCCCGTGCGGCGGCGCAGCCGCGCCTGCCGGGCCCGCCCGAGAAGAAGCTCGGGTTCGCGATCGTCGGTCTCGGCAGCCTGTCCATCAACCAGATCCTGCCGGCGTTCGCGCACTGCCGGCACGCCAGGGTGACGGCACTGGTGAGTGGAGACGCGGCCAAGGCGAAGACGCTGGCCACCGCTTACGGCGTGCCGGAGTCGGGGATCTACAGCTACGACACCTACGACCGCCTCAAGGACAACCCCGACGTCGACATCGTGTACGTCGTGTTGCCCAACAGCATGCACCGCGAGTACACGGTGCGGGCGCACCAGGCTGGCAAGCACGTGCTCTGCGAGAAGCCGATGGCCAACACGCCGCAGGACTGCGAGGCGATGATCGCGGCGGCGAAGGCAGCAGGGAAGAAGCTGATGATCGGCTACCGCCTGCGATACGAGCCGTACAACATGGCGATGATCCGGATGGCGCGCGAGCAGGAGTTCGGCAAGCCGAAGGTCATCCTCTGCGAGGCCGGCTTCAGCATCGGCGATCCGAAACAGTGGCGCCTGAACAAGGGCCTCGCGGGTGGCGGCTCGCTGATGGACATCGGCATCTATGCGCTCAACGCCGCGCGGTACCTCTCGGGCGAGGAGCCGATTGCCATCAACGCCATGGCGTACACGACGCCCGGTGACGTGCGGTTCGCCGATGGCGTCGAGGAGACGATCAACTTCCAGCTCCGCTTCCCGAGCGGCCTCCTGGCCAACTGCGTGTCGAGCTACGGCGTGGGGCTGAACCGCTTCCGCGTCCACGCCGAGAAGGCCGCCTTCGAACTCGAGCCGGCCCTCAGCTACTCGGACCTGCGCATGCGCGTCATCCGCGGCGGCACGGTCGAGCAGCGGACACTGCCGGATCGGAACCAGTTCGCCCTCGAGATGGACCACATGGCCGAGTGCGTGAAGACCAATGCCGACCCGCGCACCCCCGGCGAGGAGGGCCTCAAGGACCTGCGCGCCATGATGGCGATCTACGAGGCGGCCAGGACGGGGAAGACGGTAACGCTTAACGCGTAA